The following DNA comes from Rosa rugosa chromosome 5, drRosRugo1.1, whole genome shotgun sequence.
CTTCGTGAGAGGATCTGCAAGCTGAGCTAGGGTGCCTATTTTGATTATCTCAATTTCATTGTTTCTCACACTCTCTCTGACAGCATAGTACTTCACATCTATATTCCTTGAAGCTGTGGATCTTCTATTGTTCTTAGCAAAGAACACTGCAGCtgcattatcacaataaagcttCAATGGCCTTTCTACTGAATCCACTACCTTTGTTTCAATCATGAAGTTCCTGAGCCACAAAGCTTGACCTGTGGCATCATGAATAGCAACATATTCAGCCTGCATGGTCGATGTAGCTGTCAGAGATTGTTTAACACTTCTCCAAGAGATTGCACCCCCTGCCAATACATAAATATACCCTGAAGTAGATTTCAAATCATCAATGCATCCTTTGTAGTCAGAATCTGTATATCCAATCACCTCAAGGTCCAGATTTTCAACTCTTCTGTATACTAGCATGTAATCTTTTGTTTTCTGTAAGTACCTGAGTACCTTTTTGCCTGCAACCCAATGCTCATTCCCCGGATTAGATTGATACCTTGCCAACACACCAACTGAGAAAGCaatatctggtcttgtgcatacTTGAGCATACATTAAGCTCCCAACCAGTCTAGCATATGGTCTTTTGTCCATCTCTTTCTGTTAACGTTtggatccgttggggatctaattaacgataagtaaaagagagagagacagtgACACATGCGAAGTATAATGGTtcgcctcccgccttagcgggagactacgtccacttgaatgtttaactatgtgtgttgagccttgcggcccaaggggattacaaaagatgtaatgggatgttggatATGGAATGTCtatctaagtgggaggagagttccttttataggtgaaggaagacatctcctttacatggttttcgatgtgggacaagcaacaactatttctagtctagaaagcctatttgtgagggcaactttgcaaggccggaaaggtggcttcccggcgacggatttgcgacttccggataccgtagcgtagcttgaacatagggctacaagatgcaagtagcggttgggcctcaccatggcttgtgggtgtcccaaagagggtgttacttatgcttggtgatgtagtaaatactccatattgttggaggtatgtacaagtccccaagtaagaggagcttcttggttggggagttataatcatgaagtcatcaagcataagtaaccgggcggcacggagcccctacaagtccccgaactccgtaagcaagaagggactcattaacctgcacaacaaaggcaaaaaacaggcatatgtagaatgctcgttgcattgggcaacaaatgtgagttgcattgatatgcgttggcatatacgaatgtatgaggtgcatgatacatggtcgtgtgagcatatggattgcatatgataaatgtgttacgcgcgcaaggagacgaacgaggtcgagtttgacggggttacgctcgtgagatgtaagttgcatgagtgccgcgcaggtatgcatttgtaactcatgaacgatgaccgtgcgtacggttgtgtctgtttggttttcggtcgtattaatggaacgcgaaaagaatttgatttgtcgcggtcggtacacgacaaatggtagaaaaattcaatgttccattaacgtgtggtgtgtcgagtagacatgagcgtaaagctcgaggattgccatgaaggcatgagcggaaagctcgtgagcgggaaactcggggttgccgggaaggcatgagcgggaagctcgagggttgccgggaaggcatgagaagctcgggggttgccgggaaggcatgagcgggaagctcaggggttgccgggaaggcatgagcgggaagctcaggggttgccgggaaggcatgagcgggaagctcaggggttgctgggaaggcatgagcgggaagctcgagggtgccgggaaggcatgagcggaagctcggggtgccgggaaggcatgagcggaagctcaaaggttgccgggaaggcatgagcggaagctcggggtgccgcgaaggcatgagcggtaagctcgtgagcggaagctcgaaggttgccgggaaggcatgagcggaagctcgtggtgccgggaaggcgtgagcggtgagctcggggtgccgggaaggcatgagcggaagctcggggtgccgcgaaggcatgagcggtaagctcgtgagcggaagctcgtggtgccgggaaggcatgagcgggaagctcgtgagcgggagctcgtggtgccgggaaggcgtgagcggtgagctcggggtgccgggaaggcatgagcggaagctcggggtgccgcgaaggcatgagcggtaagctcgtgagcggaagctcggggtgccgcgaaggcatgagcggtaagctcgtgagcgga
Coding sequences within:
- the LOC133711294 gene encoding secreted RxLR effector protein 161-like, encoding MDKRPYARLVGSLMYAQVCTRPDIAFSVGVLARYQSNPGNEHWVAGKKVLRYLQKTKDYMLVYRRVENLDLEVIGYTDSDYKGCIDDLKSTSGYIYVLAGGAISWRSVKQSLTATSTMQAEYVAIHDATGQALWLRNFMIETKVVDSVERPLKLYCDNAAAVFFAKNNRRSTASRNIDVKYYAVRESVRNNEIEIIKIGTLAQLADPLTKAIAVAPFQVHVKNMGILENLDSAE